From the genome of Impatiens glandulifera chromosome 9, dImpGla2.1, whole genome shotgun sequence, one region includes:
- the LOC124915391 gene encoding probable pectin methylesterase CGR2 produces the protein MSRKQVNPSRRFAAGGPFGGVLHPKSRIPPLASIVLIVVGLVLFVGHFYGGTGKSSALKESVNKIDAILGDSSSCTLEVQQAIPTLQRAYGDSMHKLLHVGPDSCSVVSRFLKEDGTEAWGLEPYDMEDTDVSCKSLVHKGIVRVADIKFPLPYGPKSFSLVIVSDALDYLTPKYLNKTLPDLVRMSSDGLVMFVGFPGKLRAKVAELSRFGRPAKMRSTTWWTQCFEGNKIEENDEATKKFEQAASNEGYKPRCQVFHLKPFH, from the exons ATGTCAAGAAAACAAGTAAATCCATCACGACGCTTTGCAGCTGGTGGTCCATTTGGAGGCGTTTTGCATCCCAAATCACGCATTCCTCCTTTAGCATCCATTGTCCTCATTGTTGTG GGTTTGGTGCTTTTTGTTGGGCATTTTTATGGTGGAACAG GAAAATCGAGTGCTCTTAAGGAATCAGTTAATAAAATTGACG CTATTTTAGGTGACTCTTCATCATGCACATTGGAGGTTCAACAGGCAATACCCACTTTACAGAGAGCATATGGTGACAGTATGCACAAACTGTTACATGTTGGTCCCGACAGTTGTTCTGTTGTTTCAAGATTCTTAAAAGAGGATGGAACTGAAGCTTGGGGACTAGAACCATATGATATGGAAGATACTGATGTAAGCTGCAAAAGTCTTGTGCACAAAGGCATTGTAAGAGTGGCTGATATCAAGTTTCCTCTTCCATATGGTCCCAAGTCATTTTCTCTTGTTATTGTATCAGACGCATTAGATTATCTCACTCCCAAGTACCTTAACAAGACCTTACCAGATCTTGTAAGAATGTCCTCTGATGGACTTGTTATGTTTGTAG GGTTTCCTGGTAAACTGAGAGCTAAAGTTGCGGAATTGTCCAGATTTGGTCGTCCG gcGAAAATGCGTAGCACAACTTGGTGGACCCAATGTTTCGAAGGGAACAAAATCGAGGAGAACGACGAAGCAACTAAGAAGTTTGAGCAAGCAGCCTCAAATGAAGGTTACAAGCCAAGATGCCAAGTATTCCATCTTAAACCGTTTCATTGA